A region of Chitinophaga horti DNA encodes the following proteins:
- the ligD gene encoding DNA ligase D, giving the protein MALSTYKKKRSFSNTPEPQGGKPNKSVLRFVVQKHDASRLHYDFRLEMEGVLKSWAVPKGPSLNPTDKRLAMMVEDHPFDYRSFEGIIPKGNYGAGTVIVWDEGTYEPLESTGDKKKDDKALLKQLASGSLKFTLHGQKLNGEFALVKLKNAENNAWLLIKHRDKYAKETDVTRKARSVVTDRTLEEVEKASDRIYGEKSGVSTAKKAAALAPKKVAAAKKATASTSKKAAASTTKKAAAKKATAPAPKKAAAKKATASTSKKAAAKKATAKADKALTPDLPKSRTTAAKAPAAADLKKAPKKAFPKTLSPMLATLVNKPFDEPGWLYEIKWDGYRAVALSNKGTVELISRNNKSFNDKFYPVHAAVEDWGINAIVDGEICVINDEGVSNFGNLQNWRSEADGQLIYYVFDLLWLDGKDLTGLPLTERRALLAPLVPRDSIIRLSDSFSTTATEFLEAAAKMGLEGIIAKKADSLYYPGERSREWLKLKINKRHEVVIGGFTNNEGSAKTFSSLLVGVYEGKQLRYTGKIGTGFNTQQQKEMMQLFKPLIVKKVPFTETPDVNKPSRFRPNPPHATVTWLKPELVCEVSYTEITSDGVMRHPSFEGMREDKKASSVGADIPLNTAEVLEDEQPNPVKKLVKGAGKTDRKTLLNPSEKSQVRQIQGHELSFSNLDKVYWPDDGYTKRDMLNYYYQVAQYILPYLIDRPQSLNRYPNGINGKSFYQKDVTGKVPDWVQQFPYTTSEGEDKNFMVPQTEADLLYMANTGAIEMNPWNSTIHNPDNPDWCCLDLDPDTGNTFEQVIETALTVKQVLDEMGIEGYPKTSGSTGIHIYIPLGAKYDYDQCQLLGKIIATQVNERLPKFTSIERMTRNRKGKLYIDYLQNRAKATLAAAYSLRPKPGATVSMPLDWSEVKKGLKLKDFNIKNAMTRIKRNGDIFKPVLGKGIDLAKLLK; this is encoded by the coding sequence ATGGCTTTATCAACGTATAAAAAGAAGCGTAGTTTTTCGAACACTCCCGAGCCCCAGGGCGGTAAACCCAATAAAAGTGTATTACGATTCGTGGTCCAGAAGCACGATGCGAGCCGGCTGCACTACGACTTCCGGCTGGAGATGGAAGGCGTGCTGAAGAGCTGGGCCGTACCCAAAGGCCCATCGTTGAACCCCACGGATAAACGCCTGGCGATGATGGTGGAAGACCATCCGTTCGATTACCGGAGTTTTGAGGGCATTATCCCGAAAGGCAACTACGGCGCGGGTACCGTGATCGTGTGGGACGAGGGCACGTACGAACCACTGGAAAGCACGGGAGATAAAAAGAAAGACGATAAAGCGTTGTTGAAACAGCTGGCGTCCGGCTCACTGAAGTTCACGCTGCACGGGCAGAAACTGAATGGCGAATTTGCGTTGGTGAAGTTGAAGAATGCCGAGAATAATGCGTGGTTGCTGATCAAACACAGGGATAAATATGCTAAGGAAACGGATGTAACGCGGAAGGCACGCTCGGTGGTGACGGATAGAACGTTGGAAGAAGTGGAGAAAGCGAGTGACAGGATTTATGGGGAGAAAAGCGGTGTATCAACAGCGAAGAAGGCGGCTGCATTAGCACCTAAGAAGGTAGCTGCGGCTAAGAAGGCCACTGCATCAACGTCGAAGAAAGCTGCTGCATCAACAACTAAGAAGGCCGCTGCCAAAAAAGCAACTGCACCAGCGCCTAAGAAAGCCGCGGCAAAGAAGGCGACTGCATCAACATCAAAGAAAGCTGCTGCAAAAAAGGCAACCGCAAAAGCTGATAAAGCCCTCACCCCCGATCTTCCAAAATCCCGCACCACGGCGGCGAAAGCCCCCGCAGCAGCCGATCTGAAGAAAGCACCGAAGAAAGCGTTCCCGAAAACGCTCTCCCCCATGCTGGCCACCCTCGTAAACAAACCGTTCGACGAACCAGGCTGGCTGTACGAGATCAAATGGGACGGCTACCGCGCGGTGGCGCTCAGCAACAAAGGAACGGTGGAACTCATCTCCCGGAATAATAAATCTTTTAACGATAAATTTTACCCCGTACATGCCGCCGTTGAGGACTGGGGCATCAATGCCATTGTTGACGGAGAAATTTGTGTGATCAACGATGAAGGCGTATCCAACTTCGGCAATTTGCAGAACTGGCGCAGCGAGGCAGACGGGCAGCTGATCTATTACGTATTCGACCTCCTATGGCTGGATGGCAAAGACCTTACGGGCCTGCCACTCACCGAACGCCGTGCATTACTGGCCCCGCTGGTACCTAGAGACAGCATCATCCGGTTGAGCGACAGCTTCTCTACCACTGCTACCGAGTTCCTCGAAGCGGCGGCGAAGATGGGGCTGGAAGGTATTATTGCCAAAAAGGCCGACAGTCTGTATTACCCCGGCGAACGCTCGCGCGAATGGCTGAAACTGAAGATCAACAAGCGACATGAAGTAGTGATCGGCGGCTTCACGAATAACGAAGGTTCTGCAAAGACGTTTAGCTCCCTGCTGGTGGGCGTTTATGAAGGCAAACAACTCAGGTACACCGGTAAGATCGGTACCGGTTTCAACACGCAGCAACAGAAAGAAATGATGCAGCTCTTCAAACCGCTCATCGTGAAGAAAGTGCCTTTCACCGAAACACCCGATGTAAATAAACCATCCCGCTTCCGCCCCAATCCGCCACACGCCACGGTTACCTGGCTGAAGCCCGAGCTGGTATGCGAAGTAAGCTACACCGAAATAACCAGCGATGGGGTGATGCGTCACCCAAGTTTTGAGGGCATGCGGGAGGATAAAAAGGCCAGCAGTGTAGGTGCCGATATCCCGCTGAATACCGCGGAGGTGTTGGAGGACGAGCAGCCGAACCCGGTAAAAAAACTGGTGAAAGGCGCAGGTAAGACAGATCGCAAAACGTTGCTGAACCCTAGCGAAAAGAGCCAGGTACGACAGATTCAGGGCCATGAACTCAGCTTCTCTAACCTGGATAAAGTATACTGGCCGGATGATGGCTACACGAAACGGGATATGCTGAATTACTACTACCAGGTAGCGCAGTATATATTGCCATATCTTATTGACCGGCCACAGTCGCTGAACCGCTACCCGAACGGCATCAACGGTAAAAGTTTTTACCAGAAGGATGTAACCGGCAAGGTACCGGATTGGGTGCAGCAGTTCCCATACACGACGAGTGAGGGCGAAGACAAAAACTTCATGGTGCCGCAAACCGAGGCCGACTTGTTATACATGGCCAATACCGGCGCCATTGAAATGAACCCCTGGAACAGCACGATCCATAACCCGGATAACCCCGACTGGTGTTGCCTCGATCTTGATCCGGATACCGGCAATACGTTTGAACAGGTGATCGAAACGGCGCTCACCGTGAAGCAGGTGCTCGACGAAATGGGCATCGAAGGTTATCCCAAAACCTCCGGCTCTACGGGCATTCACATCTATATTCCGCTGGGTGCCAAGTACGATTACGACCAATGCCAGCTGCTCGGAAAAATCATCGCTACGCAGGTAAATGAACGCCTCCCAAAGTTCACCAGCATCGAACGCATGACGCGCAACCGCAAAGGCAAATTGTACATCGACTACCTGCAAAACCGCGCGAAAGCAACGCTGGCCGCCGCTTATTCCCTCCGCCCCAAGCCCGGCGCCACGGTATCCATGCCGCTGGATTGGTCGGAAGTGAAGAAGGGATTGAAGCTAAAAGACTTTAACATCAAAAATGCGATGACCCGCATCAAACGGAACGGGGATATTTTTAAACCGGTTTTGGGCAAGGGTATTGATCTGGCTAAACTATTGAAATAA
- a CDS encoding magnesium transporter CorA family protein: protein MRKDLAEKEQHGFTWIDLSSPDDPEFGAIAQTYELHKAWMKDALQADHLPKFEKQKQYSFVIIRHFDGEHASSQADTVKELTNKVAIFLGEDYIITLHYNGWTALDDIAEHAVKDGDCTAPLQVLIEIVRAALNSFEAPGMKLNHSIDLYEEQVFLKNRKGPMLKGLYYIKRKVDVIRHLLLLSKDVIERLDPPGRDDMHTRDLRDLYVKQQSLYDLLSENTNHLLAIYFNVSSQKTNETIRILTIFSVFFLPLTFIAGVYGMNFEFMPELRWVFGYPGVMLLMAAVTVIIYLWFKRNKWL from the coding sequence ATGCGCAAGGATTTGGCAGAAAAAGAACAGCACGGTTTTACATGGATAGACCTTTCCAGCCCGGACGATCCGGAGTTTGGCGCCATTGCCCAAACTTACGAGCTGCATAAAGCCTGGATGAAAGACGCCTTGCAGGCCGACCATCTTCCTAAATTCGAAAAGCAAAAGCAATACAGCTTCGTGATCATCCGTCACTTCGATGGCGAGCACGCGAGTTCACAGGCCGATACGGTGAAGGAACTCACAAACAAAGTGGCCATATTTCTCGGCGAAGATTATATTATTACCCTTCACTATAACGGCTGGACGGCCCTCGACGACATTGCCGAGCATGCCGTAAAGGACGGTGACTGTACGGCACCGCTGCAGGTATTGATCGAAATCGTACGGGCAGCGCTCAACAGTTTCGAAGCCCCCGGCATGAAGCTGAATCACTCCATCGACCTTTATGAAGAACAGGTTTTCCTAAAGAACCGTAAAGGGCCTATGCTGAAGGGCTTGTATTACATCAAACGTAAAGTGGATGTGATACGCCACCTGTTATTGCTGAGCAAGGATGTGATCGAACGGCTCGACCCACCCGGCCGCGACGACATGCATACCCGCGACCTCCGCGACCTGTACGTAAAGCAGCAAAGCCTTTACGACCTGCTATCAGAGAATACGAATCACCTGCTGGCCATCTACTTTAATGTTTCCTCGCAAAAGACGAACGAAACCATCCGCATACTCACCATCTTCTCGGTATTTTTCCTGCCGCTCACCTTTATTGCCGGTGTATATGGAATGAACTTTGAGTTTATGCCCGAGTTGCGTTGGGTATTCGGTTACCCCGGTGTAATGCTGCTGATGGCGGCCGTCACCGTGATTATTTATCTATGGTTCAAGCGTAATAAGTGGTTGTAA
- a CDS encoding GlxA family transcriptional regulator gives MKQIAIIIPQGETSLSNIEATHKMFTKVNEAVERAGKPPLFQVRLVGLQPEVRLGNGLFTIKPELSITDPLRADMVVIPATHGDMREIITQNEAFVPWIVRQYASGAEVVSLCIGAFILASTGLLNGKCCTTHWLAAAEFRELFPEVKLQPYKILTDESGIYTSGGAYSSLNLILYLVEKYAGRDMALLSSKIFEIDIDRSSQSPFIIFNGQKEHEDEPIKKAQEFIEKNFTERITVDQLAAAFALGRRNLERRFKKATSNTVVEYIQRVKIEAAKLSLESTRENVNEVMYKVGYTDPKAFRITFKRLTGLSPVQYRAKYNRQIAV, from the coding sequence ATGAAACAGATTGCCATCATCATCCCCCAGGGCGAAACAAGCCTGAGCAATATAGAAGCCACCCACAAGATGTTTACCAAGGTGAACGAGGCCGTGGAGCGCGCAGGCAAGCCGCCGCTATTCCAGGTGAGGCTGGTGGGCCTGCAACCGGAAGTGCGCCTGGGCAATGGACTGTTTACCATCAAACCTGAACTGTCGATTACCGATCCATTGCGGGCCGATATGGTCGTGATACCGGCTACGCACGGCGATATGCGGGAGATCATCACGCAGAATGAAGCCTTTGTTCCCTGGATCGTTCGGCAATATGCAAGCGGGGCCGAAGTGGTATCGCTGTGCATCGGGGCGTTCATACTGGCTTCTACCGGCTTGCTGAATGGAAAATGTTGTACTACACACTGGCTGGCGGCTGCCGAGTTCAGGGAGTTGTTCCCGGAAGTGAAGTTGCAGCCGTATAAAATACTCACCGACGAGAGCGGCATTTATACCAGTGGCGGTGCTTATTCTTCCCTTAACCTGATCCTGTATCTCGTAGAAAAGTATGCCGGTCGTGATATGGCGCTGTTGTCGTCCAAAATATTCGAGATAGACATTGATCGTAGCAGCCAGTCGCCCTTCATCATCTTTAACGGGCAAAAAGAGCATGAAGATGAACCCATCAAAAAGGCGCAGGAGTTTATAGAAAAGAATTTCACCGAGCGGATCACCGTTGACCAGCTGGCAGCTGCCTTTGCGCTGGGCCGCCGTAACCTGGAGAGACGGTTTAAGAAAGCAACCTCCAATACTGTGGTGGAATATATACAGCGTGTGAAAATAGAAGCTGCCAAACTGAGCCTGGAAAGCACCCGCGAAAATGTAAACGAAGTGATGTATAAAGTGGGCTACACCGATCCCAAAGCCTTCCGCATTACCTTCAAACGCCTTACGGGCTTGTCTCCCGTACAGTACCGCGCCAAATACAACCGGCAGATCGCCGTATAG
- a CDS encoding VOC family protein yields MLGVNPYLNFKGTCRAAFDFYKSVFGGEFVSVIRFGDLPEACPGVEDEIMHISLPIGDGSMLMGSDFPGGVEKAIHGNTVFVCLGGDDETECRRLFDGLSAGGEVHEPFQQAPWGDIFGDFTDKFGIKWMVNCLGTKA; encoded by the coding sequence ATGTTAGGCGTAAATCCTTATCTGAATTTCAAAGGCACCTGCCGGGCGGCATTCGACTTTTACAAGTCGGTATTCGGTGGAGAATTTGTATCCGTGATCCGGTTTGGAGATCTGCCCGAAGCCTGCCCCGGCGTTGAAGATGAGATCATGCATATCAGTCTGCCGATCGGCGATGGCAGCATGTTGATGGGCAGCGATTTCCCTGGTGGTGTCGAAAAAGCGATACACGGCAACACCGTATTTGTTTGCCTGGGCGGCGATGACGAAACCGAATGCCGCCGCCTGTTCGATGGGCTGTCGGCCGGCGGTGAGGTGCACGAGCCGTTTCAACAAGCGCCATGGGGCGACATCTTCGGAGACTTTACCGATAAATTCGGCATTAAATGGATGGTGAACTGTCTTGGTACAAAAGCGTAA
- a CDS encoding DinB family protein: MANNIIESAASVITPEALKAHWQGHRGLSRRIIENFPEKELFEFSIGGMRPFAMLALEMTDLAQGGVRGLATGNWSYGPGIPRYMDEARGGINTKADLLALWDEVTADIEQYFPQIAPERWQQVEKAFGMYENTNIGTFHYLLENEIHHRGQGYVYLRALGIEPTPFWERG; encoded by the coding sequence ATGGCAAACAACATCATTGAATCCGCAGCATCTGTTATTACCCCTGAAGCATTAAAAGCCCACTGGCAAGGCCACCGTGGCCTGTCGCGCCGCATTATTGAAAACTTTCCCGAAAAGGAATTGTTTGAATTTTCCATCGGCGGCATGCGCCCGTTTGCGATGCTGGCCCTGGAAATGACCGACCTGGCACAAGGCGGCGTGAGAGGACTGGCTACCGGCAACTGGAGCTACGGCCCCGGCATACCTCGTTACATGGATGAGGCGCGTGGTGGCATTAACACCAAAGCTGACCTGCTGGCCTTGTGGGACGAAGTGACAGCCGACATCGAGCAGTACTTTCCGCAGATTGCTCCTGAGCGCTGGCAACAGGTAGAAAAAGCGTTTGGCATGTATGAGAATACAAACATCGGTACTTTCCATTACCTGCTGGAAAACGAGATCCATCACCGCGGGCAAGGATACGTGTACTTACGCGCATTGGGCATTGAACCAACTCCCTTCTGGGAACGTGGATAA
- a CDS encoding helix-turn-helix transcriptional regulator, translating into MEKSDTPDRIVVNISWLLDTTEPVDLSKEDTGDSYCKHWRIDADMAVVYLRYKASRPLILRHNSTQSLSLIGFTGHQAAIYFTIAGKKTPLGQMTRYAAFFTNTLLDIALDAGQTLILLAAVMTPSYLQSLRVTGDQAPTLFALAPDQLDTIYYLERHLHNNSADFFYIKGIIQQLLAQSLPATQQPIRSTQKPEVQRLIQLVNDLLQDFTRPSPRIADAAASIGVSPSKFKAMFVKLYKQSYYSYLQHRKLERAREMLIHGEQSVADIAYSLGYSSGSHFTRLFRKKFKVSPQAFKNDPTPGGTQP; encoded by the coding sequence ATGGAGAAAAGCGATACCCCCGACAGGATCGTAGTGAACATCTCATGGTTATTAGACACCACGGAGCCGGTAGATCTGAGCAAGGAAGATACGGGCGATAGCTACTGCAAACACTGGCGTATAGACGCAGACATGGCGGTAGTATACCTCCGCTATAAAGCCTCCCGGCCTTTAATACTTCGCCACAACAGCACACAATCGCTTAGCCTGATCGGCTTCACCGGCCACCAGGCCGCCATATACTTCACTATCGCCGGTAAAAAAACGCCATTGGGGCAAATGACGAGATATGCGGCTTTCTTCACGAACACCTTATTGGATATTGCATTAGATGCAGGACAAACACTCATCCTGCTGGCGGCGGTAATGACACCCTCCTATCTCCAATCCCTTCGCGTTACCGGCGACCAGGCCCCTACCTTGTTTGCGCTGGCTCCCGATCAGCTGGACACGATCTATTACCTGGAACGTCACCTGCACAACAACAGCGCCGACTTCTTCTATATAAAAGGCATTATACAGCAATTGCTCGCCCAATCGTTGCCCGCTACCCAACAGCCCATACGCAGTACGCAAAAACCGGAAGTGCAAAGGCTTATTCAACTGGTAAATGACTTACTGCAGGACTTTACCCGTCCCAGTCCGCGCATCGCCGATGCGGCCGCCAGCATTGGCGTGAGTCCCTCGAAGTTTAAAGCGATGTTCGTGAAGTTGTATAAACAGAGTTACTACAGTTACCTGCAACACCGCAAGCTGGAGCGGGCCAGGGAAATGCTGATACATGGTGAACAATCTGTGGCAGATATTGCTTACTCGCTCGGCTACTCTTCGGGGAGCCACTTTACAAGGTTATTCCGCAAGAAATTTAAGGTATCGCCGCAGGCGTTCAAAAATGACCCGACACCAGGAGGTACCCAGCCGTGA
- a CDS encoding helix-turn-helix transcriptional regulator, translated as MAEVIFEDKLTFEDLWIYSYTPSGEKHPDKSLPVHLADGCLKHWTLEDGIDVIYNCGVKQYHTFTDPPSSAYCLYFDLSESRDATGIYRVYYGMSGSIASLAPHSLQLIIGPAVFGHYFTNSNDSSHEMAGLKKMLQPSGFRGMMSINLRMLQALMKIPLLALQETADLHKLRSCTYELLSLFINELIDPAPIFSNRSLSGACRLIEVNDAIAANTDEDVPPLEEAARRACMCLTKFKKLFRVIYHTTYHKYHQRIRLLKAKEMFRLANMNITTIVHDLGYRNAGHFARLFKECFNISPKEYQRQFEGLV; from the coding sequence ATGGCTGAAGTCATTTTTGAGGACAAGCTCACGTTCGAAGACTTGTGGATATATAGTTATACGCCATCCGGCGAAAAACATCCGGATAAATCACTCCCTGTACACCTGGCCGACGGATGCCTTAAACACTGGACGCTGGAAGATGGCATCGACGTGATTTATAACTGTGGTGTAAAACAATACCACACCTTTACCGATCCGCCATCATCGGCTTACTGCCTTTATTTCGATTTATCGGAATCGCGCGATGCGACAGGCATTTACCGGGTATATTATGGGATGTCCGGCAGCATTGCATCACTGGCCCCGCACAGCCTGCAACTGATCATTGGGCCGGCGGTATTCGGTCACTATTTTACGAACTCCAACGACAGCAGCCACGAGATGGCGGGATTGAAGAAGATGCTGCAACCATCGGGGTTCAGGGGTATGATGTCTATCAACCTCCGGATGCTGCAGGCGCTCATGAAAATACCACTTCTTGCCCTGCAGGAAACGGCCGACCTCCACAAACTCCGCAGCTGTACGTATGAACTGCTTTCCCTCTTCATCAATGAACTGATCGATCCGGCGCCCATCTTCAGTAACCGTTCGCTGAGCGGCGCCTGCAGGCTTATCGAAGTAAATGATGCGATCGCGGCTAATACCGATGAAGACGTTCCTCCATTGGAAGAAGCCGCCCGCCGCGCATGTATGTGCCTTACCAAGTTCAAAAAGTTATTCCGCGTTATCTATCATACAACGTATCACAAGTATCATCAACGCATCCGGTTATTAAAAGCAAAGGAAATGTTCCGGTTGGCAAATATGAACATCACCACCATCGTGCATGACCTGGGCTACAGGAACGCCGGCCACTTCGCCCGGCTGTTCAAAGAATGTTTTAACATATCCCCGAAGGAATACCAACGGCAATTTGAAGGTTTGGTATAG
- a CDS encoding MATE family efflux transporter produces the protein MSKSKDMGARSLLEGPLLQSLMKLAVPLVLAQLLQATYQLIDAFWVGRLGGNAVAAVSVTTPITFVSIAVGAGFSIAGSVLIAQFVGARNQGMVDHVAAQTMLMVFLVSVVLAFLGYTFAPDIIRLMGVSEAVFEGALGFMRVSFIGLPFNFMFIMFMSFMRSVGRPAIPLYIIMGTVTLNYILDPILIFGRNGFPALGVMGAAVATLSTQVLAIAIGMGILLRGRQGVHIRPHDFKPDWKYIRQAFNLGLPASIEQSMRGLGLTMMTFLITSFGTTTLASFGVGSNVLQVVMIPALGFSQAISTVVAQNIGAGQIERAERLGRLGGLIAFSFLSVLGLLAFVFAARLVAVFVPEDPAVIAGGAQYLRTMSLAWGFLGFQLAMTGVFKGSGNMVLSMIIALVSIWVLQFPVAYLLSRHTTLGAQGLWYAFPVSNIVIAIVSLVVFLKGDWKKKRLTRDVDEAAALEMDVNKETMVDEGIR, from the coding sequence ATGTCGAAAAGCAAGGATATGGGCGCGCGTTCGCTGTTAGAAGGACCTTTACTGCAATCCCTGATGAAGCTGGCGGTACCGCTGGTACTGGCCCAATTGTTACAGGCAACGTACCAGCTGATCGATGCCTTTTGGGTTGGCCGCCTGGGCGGTAACGCAGTAGCGGCCGTATCGGTCACCACGCCCATTACGTTCGTGTCTATCGCTGTTGGTGCCGGTTTTTCCATCGCAGGCTCCGTACTCATCGCCCAGTTCGTAGGTGCCCGTAACCAGGGTATGGTCGACCATGTAGCGGCGCAAACTATGCTGATGGTGTTCCTCGTATCGGTGGTGCTGGCCTTCCTGGGCTATACATTTGCGCCGGATATTATCCGCCTTATGGGTGTGAGTGAGGCGGTGTTTGAAGGCGCGCTCGGGTTCATGCGGGTGTCGTTCATCGGGCTGCCGTTCAACTTCATGTTTATCATGTTCATGTCGTTCATGCGCAGTGTAGGCCGGCCTGCTATTCCTCTTTACATTATTATGGGCACGGTAACGCTCAATTATATCCTTGATCCGATACTGATATTTGGCAGGAACGGCTTTCCTGCATTGGGAGTGATGGGGGCCGCCGTGGCGACGTTGAGTACGCAGGTGCTGGCCATCGCCATCGGGATGGGCATCTTGCTGCGCGGCCGGCAAGGAGTGCATATCCGTCCGCACGATTTTAAGCCAGACTGGAAGTACATCCGGCAGGCGTTTAACCTGGGGTTGCCGGCTTCTATAGAGCAGTCTATGCGCGGGCTGGGCCTCACGATGATGACCTTCCTTATTACATCTTTCGGTACCACTACGCTGGCCTCATTCGGCGTGGGGTCCAATGTGCTGCAGGTGGTGATGATCCCGGCGCTTGGATTTTCACAGGCAATATCGACCGTGGTGGCGCAAAATATAGGTGCCGGGCAAATTGAACGGGCCGAGCGGCTGGGCCGCCTGGGCGGTTTGATCGCCTTTTCCTTCTTAAGTGTACTGGGCCTGCTGGCCTTCGTCTTCGCAGCCCGGCTGGTCGCCGTGTTTGTTCCGGAAGACCCGGCCGTGATAGCCGGCGGCGCGCAATACCTGCGCACGATGTCGCTGGCCTGGGGTTTCCTCGGCTTTCAACTGGCGATGACCGGCGTTTTTAAAGGATCGGGCAACATGGTGTTGTCGATGATCATCGCATTGGTGTCTATCTGGGTATTACAGTTCCCGGTAGCCTACCTGCTTTCCCGCCATACTACGCTGGGTGCGCAAGGTTTGTGGTATGCTTTTCCGGTAAGTAATATCGTGATCGCCATCGTATCGCTGGTCGTATTTTTGAAAGGTGACTGGAAGAAGAAACGCCTCACCCGGGACGTTGACGAGGCGGCCGCACTGGAAATGGATGTGAACAAGGAGACGATGGTAGACGAGGGAATCCGTTAA
- a CDS encoding NUDIX domain-containing protein, with amino-acid sequence MPKRAAGILLFRKKKNALQFFLVHPGGPYWKNKDEGVWTIPKGEYETDEDPLHAALREFQEETGIALEGDFIPLEPVRQKSGKIVQAWAMEGDLDTSKLISNTFLLEWPPKSGMFVEVPEVDRGEWFGEKEARQKINQGQIGLIDQLTTIL; translated from the coding sequence ATGCCTAAGCGAGCGGCAGGAATTTTGTTATTTCGTAAAAAGAAGAACGCCCTGCAGTTTTTCCTGGTACACCCCGGCGGGCCATACTGGAAAAATAAGGACGAAGGGGTGTGGACGATCCCGAAAGGGGAGTATGAAACCGACGAAGATCCTTTACACGCGGCCCTTCGCGAGTTCCAGGAGGAAACCGGCATCGCGCTGGAAGGCGACTTTATCCCCCTGGAACCGGTGCGACAAAAGTCGGGCAAAATAGTGCAGGCATGGGCCATGGAAGGTGATCTGGACACTTCTAAACTCATTTCAAATACTTTTTTGCTGGAATGGCCACCAAAATCCGGTATGTTTGTGGAAGTTCCGGAGGTAGACCGGGGTGAATGGTTCGGGGAAAAGGAAGCCAGGCAGAAGATAAATCAGGGCCAGATTGGCCTCATCGACCAGCTGACAACCATTCTCTAA
- a CDS encoding SWIB/MDM2 domain-containing protein, translating to MAKETKKAGAGLAAPLTPSPELAAVIGNTPMPRTEMTKKIWDYIKEKGLQDPANKRMINADEKLLKVFNGKQQISMFELAKVMSSHVK from the coding sequence ATGGCAAAAGAAACGAAAAAAGCCGGTGCCGGACTCGCGGCCCCATTAACTCCAAGCCCTGAACTGGCAGCAGTAATCGGTAACACGCCCATGCCCAGAACAGAAATGACTAAGAAGATATGGGATTACATCAAAGAAAAAGGTCTGCAAGACCCCGCTAACAAACGTATGATCAACGCTGACGAAAAACTGCTGAAAGTTTTCAACGGTAAACAGCAGATCTCTATGTTTGAACTGGCGAAAGTGATGAGCAGCCACGTTAAGTAA
- a CDS encoding VOC family protein, producing MFRFKKIDHVAITIPAGKSDEAKAFYGGILELVEIPGNHPRSATWYEMGDIQLHIVEEAMTGPVSGRHPAFEVDDLDKAKEYLETNNIQVSYSSLIEGRERLFFRDPFGNRIELIEYL from the coding sequence ATGTTCAGGTTTAAAAAGATAGATCATGTGGCCATTACCATCCCGGCCGGAAAAAGCGACGAGGCAAAGGCCTTCTACGGCGGCATCCTGGAACTGGTTGAGATCCCCGGTAATCACCCGCGCAGTGCCACCTGGTACGAAATGGGCGATATACAACTGCATATCGTGGAAGAAGCGATGACAGGCCCCGTATCCGGCCGTCACCCTGCGTTTGAGGTAGATGATCTCGACAAGGCGAAAGAATACCTGGAGACGAACAACATCCAGGTATCGTATTCCTCCCTCATAGAAGGCCGTGAACGCCTGTTTTTCCGTGACCCATTCGGCAACCGCATCGAACTGATAGAATATTTGTAA